A genomic window from Actinomycetaceae bacterium MB13-C1-2 includes:
- a CDS encoding LuxR C-terminal-related transcriptional regulator, whose product MVCYVSLGAQTRACELARQLDSEDVFSSLGRVIWYQWRGEHERAVEITDRLLKKPMMPRFEVLAMVLQAASLCSQRSLGAAQNVLQMAWRSYRAPRLMRFAFRFVPPEIADELISAVEQDLSGGLPDALSAMRNDPRPFIWSKRPALTRSELEILNMLRKGLSNSEIARQRFVVIGTLRNQLKSIYRKLEVADRHEAVDAAYRLGFFGPRDGDDEAGV is encoded by the coding sequence ATGGTCTGTTACGTCAGTCTCGGGGCACAGACCAGGGCCTGTGAGTTGGCCCGACAACTCGACTCAGAAGACGTTTTTTCTTCTTTGGGTCGAGTTATCTGGTACCAGTGGAGGGGTGAGCACGAACGTGCCGTGGAGATCACGGACCGTCTGCTGAAGAAACCGATGATGCCTCGTTTTGAGGTGCTCGCGATGGTCCTTCAGGCCGCGTCTCTGTGCAGTCAGAGAAGCCTCGGTGCCGCACAGAATGTTTTACAGATGGCATGGCGTTCCTACCGAGCGCCAAGGCTGATGCGGTTCGCGTTCCGGTTCGTCCCCCCTGAAATCGCTGATGAGCTTATTTCAGCGGTCGAACAGGATCTCAGCGGGGGACTTCCGGATGCTCTGAGCGCGATGCGGAATGACCCCAGGCCGTTCATCTGGTCCAAACGTCCCGCTCTGACACGTAGTGAACTCGAAATTCTGAACATGCTACGGAAGGGACTTTCGAACTCGGAAATCGCGAGGCAGCGATTTGTCGTCATCGGTACCCTTCGTAATCAGCTCAAATCGATCTACCGCAAGCTTGAGGTGGCAGACCGTCACGAGGCGGTTGACGCTGCCTATAGACTCGGATTTTTCGGCCCTCGCGACGGCGATGACGAGGCCGGCGTGTAG